A part of Myxococcus landrumus genomic DNA contains:
- a CDS encoding glycoside hydrolase family 5 protein: MGRPTVSRQCFSALLGTLFILGVACGPPSSEDAGPLADPEETAPGPARLLLLPPLNPAYQTVLYDDAVAPGWDAGYSWGSVSRTSTTSTKAYGASSMQVSSAAYSALALGAYGQTFSTSAYAAVSFALSPGTSNLAAIKGLKLIVSQEGTDGNAGVMIGTYANPSFDSLGAGEWTRVTVPMSALKGTLTTFNKLTLMAETAVSYGIDGIAIETPRSSGGKPYPTGVAYRGINRAGMEYGNDWDGWTGQTYYEMPASPQIAAELAYYKAKGFNLIRLPISWERLQHTLLGPLDTAYSNGMMNYINLATAQGFTLVLDLHNYNRYATGAFDGAGNQTSNYVQRVIGDGTLTVGHLADVWTKLANLVKTNPRVILGLMNEPHDLPMTSTTWFSGIQTVINAVRATGSTQLLLVPNSRGSDVGHWHTWAPGGGPLDSVVALTITDSANNHAFDMHSYYPEGYGSNDESSYGAQLTAVTNWARTHGKKLFLTEMGIPIRAPIAQAQITNALTFMNNHGDVWMGWSPWDLTDWQLTANNHTADYTTNGLTPILWYSAFLTPNFLAL; the protein is encoded by the coding sequence ATGGGACGGCCAACCGTTTCACGGCAGTGTTTCTCCGCTCTACTGGGGACTCTCTTCATCCTGGGCGTGGCCTGTGGGCCCCCGTCGAGCGAAGACGCGGGCCCGCTCGCGGACCCGGAGGAGACCGCGCCAGGTCCCGCCCGTCTGTTGCTTCTTCCTCCCCTGAACCCCGCCTATCAAACGGTGCTGTATGACGATGCCGTCGCGCCAGGCTGGGATGCGGGCTACAGCTGGGGCAGCGTCTCCCGGACCTCGACGACGAGCACGAAGGCCTACGGCGCGTCGTCGATGCAGGTCTCTTCCGCCGCCTACAGTGCCTTGGCCCTGGGGGCCTATGGCCAGACGTTCTCGACCAGCGCCTACGCGGCGGTGAGCTTCGCCCTCTCTCCGGGCACCTCGAACCTCGCGGCCATCAAGGGCCTCAAGCTCATCGTGAGCCAGGAGGGGACCGACGGAAACGCGGGTGTCATGATTGGCACCTACGCCAACCCGAGCTTCGACTCCCTGGGGGCTGGTGAGTGGACGCGTGTCACCGTCCCGATGAGCGCGCTCAAGGGAACGCTGACCACGTTCAACAAGCTCACGCTCATGGCGGAGACCGCGGTCAGCTATGGCATCGACGGCATCGCCATCGAGACGCCCAGGAGCAGCGGGGGGAAGCCCTATCCCACGGGCGTGGCCTATCGCGGAATCAACCGCGCCGGGATGGAGTACGGCAATGACTGGGATGGATGGACTGGCCAGACCTACTACGAGATGCCCGCGTCGCCCCAGATTGCCGCGGAGCTCGCCTACTACAAGGCCAAGGGCTTCAACCTGATTCGCCTGCCGATTTCATGGGAGCGCCTCCAGCACACGCTCCTGGGCCCGCTGGATACGGCCTACTCGAACGGCATGATGAACTACATCAACCTGGCCACGGCCCAGGGCTTCACCCTGGTGCTCGACCTCCATAACTACAATCGCTATGCGACGGGGGCGTTCGACGGCGCCGGGAACCAGACCTCGAACTATGTCCAGCGCGTCATCGGCGACGGGACGCTGACCGTGGGCCACCTCGCCGATGTCTGGACGAAGCTCGCGAACCTGGTGAAGACGAACCCCCGGGTCATCCTGGGCCTCATGAACGAGCCGCATGACCTGCCGATGACGTCGACCACCTGGTTCTCCGGGATTCAGACGGTCATCAATGCCGTGCGCGCGACGGGGTCGACCCAGTTGCTTCTGGTGCCCAACTCGCGCGGGTCGGACGTGGGGCACTGGCACACCTGGGCTCCGGGCGGCGGTCCGCTCGACTCGGTGGTGGCCCTGACCATCACGGACAGCGCCAACAACCATGCCTTCGACATGCACTCGTATTACCCGGAGGGCTACGGCAGCAACGACGAGTCGTCCTACGGCGCGCAGCTCACGGCGGTCACGAACTGGGCGAGGACCCACGGCAAGAAGCTGTTCCTGACCGAGATGGGCATCCCGATTCGTGCGCCCATCGCGCAGGCCCAGATTACGAACGCGCTCACGTTCATGAACAACCATGGCGACGTGTGGATGGGTTGGTCGCCGTGGGATTTGACCGACTGGCAGCTCACCGCCAACAACCACACGGCGGACTACACGACCAACGGCCTCACGCCCATCCTCTGGTACTCCGCGTTCTTGACCCCGAACTTCCTCGCGCTGTGA
- a CDS encoding alpha/beta hydrolase: MRAFLLSLLMALPSGALAQQHKPGEVVIERGSVELEPGTRVNYELGTLYVPESRRNPKSRLIGVGFARLKAPRPTGAPPVFWLPGGPGLSVLGSLIDNDAAGKGRLRSWLTFGAVGDLVVVEQRGYTRRGEMLEASTVASPLDRPISVKAEAEAMREVARRAVAENPDKDLSGYDISELAADVDAVRRALGYSKISLFGGSFGSQWSLALMRLHPERVARAVLSGVEPLNHGYDMPSHVFGALQRIAYDADRDPGLAPYRPEGGLMEAVRALHRRFAEGPVRVQVRDSAGQTQTVVLGAEDLQLAMNSHTQEGEQWPAFILSLYHGRYEDWARDVIAERAAGKTKLVGPLIDSSLGVTAEREHQLRTDAAVALLGTWNFEANIASASDWPTRDMGDALRKPVPSAIPVVFVHGDWDTSTPIDNTLGLLPYFPNGHAIQVHRGGHDGPFYLLRNEPAVKSAVYEFLKTGKTAGLPHEVTLPVPSFPLPSFAPPVAATKAGTGTPTP; this comes from the coding sequence ATGCGCGCGTTCTTGCTCTCTCTCTTGATGGCCCTGCCATCCGGGGCCCTGGCCCAACAGCACAAGCCAGGAGAGGTGGTCATCGAGCGAGGCTCCGTCGAGCTCGAGCCGGGCACTCGGGTGAACTATGAGCTGGGGACCCTCTACGTTCCCGAGAGCCGTCGGAATCCGAAGAGTCGCCTCATCGGCGTGGGCTTTGCTCGCCTCAAGGCGCCTCGGCCCACGGGGGCTCCGCCCGTGTTCTGGCTGCCGGGTGGACCGGGGCTGAGCGTCCTCGGCTCGCTCATCGACAACGATGCGGCGGGGAAGGGCCGTCTGCGCTCCTGGCTGACCTTCGGGGCCGTGGGGGACCTGGTGGTCGTGGAGCAGCGTGGGTACACCCGGCGAGGCGAGATGCTCGAAGCCTCGACGGTCGCCTCGCCCTTGGACCGTCCCATCTCGGTGAAGGCGGAGGCCGAGGCCATGCGTGAGGTGGCTCGGAGGGCCGTCGCGGAGAACCCGGACAAGGACCTGTCGGGCTACGACATCAGCGAGCTCGCCGCGGATGTGGACGCCGTGCGGCGTGCGCTCGGCTATTCGAAGATCAGCCTGTTTGGTGGGAGCTTCGGGTCGCAGTGGAGTCTGGCGTTGATGCGACTGCATCCGGAGAGGGTCGCGCGCGCGGTGCTGTCCGGAGTGGAGCCGCTGAACCATGGCTATGACATGCCTTCACATGTCTTCGGGGCCCTCCAGCGCATCGCCTACGACGCCGACCGCGACCCTGGCCTCGCGCCCTATCGCCCCGAGGGCGGTTTGATGGAGGCCGTGCGCGCGTTGCACCGCCGCTTCGCCGAGGGGCCGGTGCGTGTCCAGGTCCGCGACAGCGCGGGACAGACCCAGACCGTGGTCCTGGGCGCCGAGGACCTTCAGCTCGCGATGAACAGCCACACCCAGGAGGGCGAGCAATGGCCGGCCTTCATCCTCTCGCTCTATCACGGGCGCTACGAGGACTGGGCGCGCGACGTCATCGCCGAGAGGGCAGCCGGCAAGACGAAGCTCGTTGGCCCTTTGATTGACAGCAGCCTGGGTGTCACGGCCGAGCGTGAACACCAATTGCGGACGGACGCCGCGGTGGCGCTGCTGGGGACGTGGAACTTCGAGGCGAACATCGCGTCCGCATCCGACTGGCCCACCCGGGACATGGGCGATGCGCTGCGGAAGCCCGTCCCGAGCGCGATTCCCGTCGTGTTCGTGCACGGGGATTGGGACACCTCGACGCCCATCGACAACACGCTGGGGTTGTTGCCGTACTTCCCCAACGGGCACGCCATCCAGGTCCACCGGGGTGGCCATGACGGCCCGTTCTATCTGCTCCGGAACGAGCCGGCCGTGAAGAGCGCGGTCTACGAGTTCCTCAAGACGGGCAAGACGGCGGGGCTGCCGCACGAAGTGACCTTGCCGGTGCCCAGCTTCCCTCTGCCCTCCTTCGCGCCGCCCGTGGCCGCGACGAAGGCGGGCACGGGGACCCCAACGCCGTGA
- a CDS encoding HAD family hydrolase: protein MLRFLWLLLALGFTACSGQTGHVRAGPPRLLSERTGGWRPEVRARLDALLTEHGRSSPSYNPRRRPVAVFDLDNTLIKNDVGDALMSWMVEHDELHAPPEGDWRRTSSHLTDGAVQALSGACAGAVGPEGRLLTRQHVRCASAVLGIYLEGKTPEGVQAWRRTTTATLNASYAWAAQLLAGHTPSRLRELASEALAVALVEPVGAKRRIAGHELASSIRVYDAQRDLIEAMHANGFEVWVVSASPQPAVEVVAAQLGVPAHQVIGIRNVYVEGRAQPVFEGCGPVPDGQDTLMTYDEGKRCWINKRVFGLPAEAQSRRAEDPASRPLFAAGDSDTDVAMLQDAVGLKLVIRRNKRRLMCNALANWQGTWLIQPMFLAPVAPMGPVPCGSHVEGPVLDEQGRPIPDQYDAGP from the coding sequence ATGCTCCGATTCCTCTGGCTGCTGTTGGCCCTCGGGTTCACCGCCTGCTCGGGACAGACAGGTCACGTTCGCGCAGGCCCGCCAAGGCTGCTCAGCGAACGCACAGGCGGCTGGCGTCCGGAGGTCCGGGCGCGGCTGGATGCGCTGTTGACGGAGCATGGGCGCTCCAGCCCCTCGTACAATCCCCGCCGACGTCCGGTGGCCGTCTTCGACCTGGACAACACGCTCATCAAGAACGACGTCGGCGACGCGCTGATGTCGTGGATGGTGGAGCATGACGAGCTCCACGCTCCACCTGAGGGAGACTGGCGGCGGACCAGCAGCCATTTGACGGACGGGGCGGTCCAGGCGCTCTCGGGGGCGTGTGCCGGCGCCGTCGGTCCGGAGGGACGGCTGCTCACGCGTCAACATGTGCGCTGTGCTTCCGCCGTGCTGGGCATCTATCTGGAAGGGAAGACGCCGGAGGGGGTCCAGGCCTGGCGGCGGACCACCACGGCCACGCTCAATGCCTCCTATGCGTGGGCGGCCCAGTTGCTCGCGGGGCACACGCCCTCCCGGCTCCGCGAGCTGGCGTCGGAGGCCCTCGCCGTGGCGCTGGTCGAGCCGGTCGGCGCGAAGCGTCGCATCGCCGGGCACGAGCTTGCTTCCTCCATCCGGGTCTACGACGCCCAGCGCGACTTGATTGAAGCGATGCACGCGAACGGGTTCGAGGTGTGGGTGGTCAGCGCCTCGCCACAGCCCGCTGTCGAGGTGGTGGCGGCCCAGTTGGGTGTTCCCGCGCACCAGGTCATCGGCATCCGCAATGTCTATGTGGAAGGGCGGGCGCAGCCGGTGTTCGAGGGCTGCGGTCCTGTCCCCGATGGGCAGGACACCCTGATGACCTATGACGAGGGCAAGCGCTGTTGGATCAACAAGCGCGTCTTCGGGCTGCCCGCCGAGGCGCAGTCGCGGCGCGCGGAGGACCCCGCGTCGAGGCCCCTGTTCGCCGCGGGTGACTCGGACACGGATGTGGCCATGCTCCAGGATGCCGTGGGGCTCAAGCTGGTCATCCGGCGCAACAAGCGACGCCTCATGTGCAATGCATTGGCGAACTGGCAGGGGACGTGGCTGATTCAGCCCATGTTCCTGGCGCCCGTCGCGCCCATGGGCCCGGTGCCGTGCGGTTCACACGTGGAGGGGCCCGTGCTGGATGAGCAGGGGCGGCCCATCCCGGACCAGTACGACGCCGGCCCCTGA
- a CDS encoding MepB family protein, with translation MSTHLVDPASGPLPHDLLAAIRDAYAPAGLSVTTPASREVESAEYGACRLALDGRTVVFRVAKTTPTKVGQFVTLWKRPTPDAEIAPLDSGDGVDLVVVSVGDADHRGQFVFPQKTLVDKGVMSRAHQGGKRAIRVYPPWSKPVVAEAIRTQKWQLTYFLPLPLEGSTQPARVRELFAR, from the coding sequence ATGAGCACGCATCTGGTGGACCCCGCTTCGGGCCCGCTCCCTCACGACCTGCTTGCCGCCATCCGGGACGCCTACGCGCCCGCGGGGCTCTCCGTCACGACCCCGGCCTCCCGTGAAGTGGAGAGCGCCGAGTACGGTGCCTGCCGCCTCGCGCTCGACGGCCGCACCGTGGTCTTCCGCGTGGCCAAGACGACCCCGACCAAGGTCGGGCAGTTCGTGACGCTCTGGAAGCGCCCCACCCCCGACGCGGAGATTGCGCCGCTCGACAGCGGTGATGGCGTGGACCTCGTCGTCGTGAGCGTGGGGGATGCGGACCACCGAGGGCAGTTCGTGTTCCCCCAGAAGACCCTGGTGGACAAGGGCGTCATGTCCCGAGCCCACCAGGGCGGCAAGCGCGCCATCCGCGTCTATCCGCCCTGGTCCAAGCCCGTGGTGGCGGAGGCCATCCGGACCCAGAAATGGCAGCTCACGTATTTCCTCCCGCTCCCGCTAGAGGGCAGCACTCAGCCGGCCCGAGTGCGCGAGCTCTTCGCCCGCTGA
- a CDS encoding dienelactone hydrolase family protein — MQDVDIKTADGVMDAKLVRPDGAGPWPAVIMLPDGFGIRPTFETMARKLSSQGFVVLLPNPFYRDGHASRLGLAGGSFADESFRNRLNGLIGGLTPARQKVDAAAELDFLAGLPFVKGPKVGVAGYCFSGGLAVRMAADFPDRIGAVASSHGGRLATDAPESPHLLLGAVKAELYFGHADQDGSMPLAAIQTLEAALKASGLKYRSELYPGARHGYSVEGHAAFNAQVTQTHWDRLFDLFGRALPR, encoded by the coding sequence ATGCAGGATGTCGACATCAAGACCGCGGATGGAGTGATGGACGCGAAGCTGGTCCGGCCCGACGGCGCGGGACCCTGGCCCGCGGTCATCATGCTTCCGGACGGCTTCGGCATCCGCCCCACGTTCGAGACCATGGCCCGGAAGCTGTCGTCCCAGGGCTTCGTCGTGCTGCTGCCCAATCCCTTCTACCGGGATGGACACGCGTCACGGCTGGGGCTCGCCGGGGGCTCATTCGCGGACGAGTCCTTCCGCAACCGCCTCAACGGGCTCATCGGCGGACTCACGCCGGCGCGGCAGAAGGTGGACGCGGCCGCGGAGCTGGACTTCCTGGCCGGGCTGCCCTTCGTGAAGGGCCCGAAGGTGGGCGTGGCGGGCTACTGCTTCAGCGGAGGCCTGGCGGTGCGCATGGCGGCGGACTTCCCGGACCGCATCGGCGCGGTGGCGTCATCGCATGGCGGCCGGCTGGCCACGGATGCCCCGGAGAGTCCCCACCTGCTCCTCGGCGCCGTGAAGGCGGAGCTGTACTTCGGCCACGCGGACCAGGACGGCAGCATGCCCCTGGCGGCCATCCAGACCCTGGAGGCGGCGCTGAAGGCCTCGGGCCTGAAGTACCGCTCGGAGCTCTACCCCGGCGCCCGGCATGGCTACTCGGTGGAAGGGCACGCCGCGTTCAACGCGCAGGTGACGCAGACCCATTGGGACCGGCTGTTCGACCTGTTCGGTCGCGCGCTGCCCAGGTGA
- a CDS encoding ABC transporter permease, with amino-acid sequence MHSTERQTRYRWTYLWVGALVALAGFVLLGVGLASAQAWAEASSALGLCLLGWGSLVQALNALMLVSQPSVALPLNTGWLLAGTVVWLAGWGLIAAGIRREPESTEGPSPAAGATLYPRLARYQDFYWGTLLAYGGGFLLAEVVILLLQTVLAGGGTPSDLVAGAAKRGGGMEPPGAFAIALAAGSMVAFLSGFIGASRARRLSPPEATIGVLYLGLPIPIVLTLMEQIPELQLALGYHLHQVTYAAGLLGRPELAYWLVFAFLVLALVLGVNTGFVAAGSGRVDVKMGFELFVARRHVEVFRPSLLLGTLAVLMLGIIPPLLIYFIIRSAEASVERTRIRKLGLDDPLAAASDLNRLKQHEQSPTMMMTALSVGGVGVGVMALIITLSVMSGFEAELQRKILGTNAHAVVSKYAGDMTEFHQVMDDVRKVPGVVGQTPFIINQVMIVSEGNVNGVVIKGIDPDTVGEVADLPKNLLDGATLDALSHPETVAPRSHPDEGGGTEEGHPPSGEPKPPVVLPGIILGRELAASLRVKVGDHVSVVSPMGTEVGVSMPTPKSRSFRVVAIFYAGMNEYDSKFVYIHLKEAQDFFDVKGATGIELKVADIDEARNIASQVTKALGGYPYRARDWGAMNRTLFSALRLQKLVMGIILSIIIIVAAGLIVATVVMLVLEKRKEISVLKALGVPDGGIVKIFLAEGLQIGVAGGFLGLLSGLSWCVFIEKVGIKLDAAVYFMPELPVRIEPVQTVLAVVIAVLVTYLASIYPALKASSVEPVEGLKAE; translated from the coding sequence GTGCACTCCACGGAACGGCAGACCCGCTATCGTTGGACCTATCTCTGGGTGGGGGCGCTCGTCGCCCTCGCGGGCTTCGTCTTGCTCGGCGTGGGGCTCGCATCCGCGCAGGCGTGGGCGGAGGCCAGCTCCGCGCTGGGGCTCTGCCTGCTGGGCTGGGGCAGCCTGGTCCAGGCCCTGAACGCGCTCATGCTGGTGTCGCAGCCGTCCGTCGCGCTTCCGCTCAACACGGGGTGGCTGCTGGCGGGGACCGTGGTCTGGCTCGCGGGCTGGGGGCTCATCGCGGCGGGCATCCGCCGCGAGCCGGAGTCCACCGAGGGTCCAAGTCCGGCCGCGGGCGCCACGCTGTACCCACGGCTGGCGCGCTACCAGGACTTCTACTGGGGCACGCTGCTGGCCTACGGCGGTGGCTTCCTCCTGGCGGAGGTCGTCATCCTCCTCCTTCAGACGGTGCTGGCGGGGGGCGGGACGCCGTCGGACCTGGTGGCGGGCGCGGCGAAGCGGGGCGGGGGCATGGAGCCTCCAGGGGCCTTCGCCATCGCGCTGGCCGCGGGCTCGATGGTGGCCTTCCTCTCCGGCTTCATCGGTGCCTCGCGAGCGCGGCGGCTGTCACCGCCCGAGGCCACCATTGGTGTGTTGTACCTGGGCCTGCCCATCCCCATCGTCCTCACGCTGATGGAGCAGATTCCGGAGCTCCAGCTCGCGCTGGGCTATCACCTGCACCAGGTGACCTATGCCGCGGGGCTGCTCGGTCGCCCGGAGCTGGCGTACTGGCTCGTCTTCGCGTTCCTGGTGCTGGCGCTGGTGCTGGGCGTCAACACGGGCTTCGTCGCCGCTGGCAGTGGCCGCGTGGACGTGAAGATGGGCTTCGAGCTCTTCGTCGCGCGCCGGCACGTGGAGGTGTTCCGCCCGTCGCTGCTGTTGGGCACGCTGGCGGTGCTGATGCTCGGCATCATCCCGCCGCTGCTCATCTACTTCATCATCCGGTCGGCGGAGGCCTCGGTGGAGCGCACCCGCATCCGCAAGCTGGGGCTGGATGACCCGCTGGCGGCCGCGTCCGACCTCAACCGGCTCAAGCAGCACGAGCAGTCCCCGACGATGATGATGACCGCCCTGTCGGTGGGCGGCGTGGGGGTGGGTGTCATGGCGCTCATCATCACGTTGTCGGTGATGAGCGGCTTCGAGGCGGAGCTCCAGCGGAAGATCCTGGGCACCAACGCACACGCCGTGGTGTCCAAGTACGCGGGTGACATGACCGAGTTCCATCAGGTCATGGACGACGTCCGCAAGGTGCCGGGGGTGGTGGGACAGACGCCCTTCATCATCAACCAGGTGATGATTGTCTCCGAGGGCAACGTCAACGGCGTCGTCATCAAGGGCATCGACCCGGACACGGTGGGCGAGGTGGCGGACCTGCCCAAGAACCTCCTGGACGGCGCGACGCTCGACGCGCTCTCCCATCCGGAGACGGTGGCCCCTCGGAGCCATCCGGACGAGGGTGGGGGCACGGAGGAAGGCCACCCGCCCTCGGGAGAGCCCAAGCCGCCCGTGGTGTTGCCGGGCATCATCCTGGGCCGGGAGCTGGCGGCGTCGCTGCGCGTGAAGGTGGGCGACCACGTGAGCGTCGTCTCGCCGATGGGCACCGAGGTGGGGGTCTCCATGCCGACGCCGAAGAGCCGCTCCTTCCGCGTGGTGGCCATCTTCTACGCGGGGATGAACGAGTACGACTCCAAGTTCGTCTACATCCACCTCAAGGAGGCCCAGGACTTCTTCGACGTGAAGGGGGCCACGGGCATCGAGCTGAAGGTGGCGGACATCGACGAGGCGCGCAACATCGCCTCCCAGGTGACGAAGGCGCTGGGCGGCTATCCCTACCGTGCGAGGGATTGGGGCGCGATGAACAGGACGCTCTTCTCCGCGCTGCGTCTGCAGAAGCTGGTGATGGGCATCATCCTCTCCATCATCATCATCGTGGCCGCGGGGCTCATCGTCGCCACGGTCGTCATGCTGGTGCTGGAGAAGCGGAAGGAGATTTCCGTCCTCAAGGCGCTGGGTGTCCCCGATGGCGGCATCGTGAAGATATTCCTGGCGGAGGGACTCCAGATTGGCGTCGCGGGAGGGTTCCTCGGCCTGCTGTCGGGCCTCTCCTGGTGTGTCTTCATCGAGAAGGTGGGCATCAAGCTGGACGCGGCGGTGTACTTCATGCCGGAGCTGCCCGTGCGCATCGAGCCCGTGCAGACCGTGCTCGCCGTCGTCATCGCGGTGCTCGTCACGTACCTCGCCTCCATCTACCCGGCCCTCAAGGCGAGCAGCGTGGAGCCGGTGGAAGGACTCAAGGCGGAGTAG